From the genome of Kryptolebias marmoratus isolate JLee-2015 linkage group LG19, ASM164957v2, whole genome shotgun sequence, one region includes:
- the LOC108233533 gene encoding cartilage intermediate layer protein 2-like encodes MIDSSLEAGNSGGRRRLCWTRWFNSDRPRGSGDWETLKNLRQEYPRKICRRPRAIQAVTARKEIPAERTNQKFYSYNPRRGFVCRNKDQKRGRCRDYKVRFRCPCRRRD; translated from the exons ATGATAGACTCAAGTCTTGAAG CGGGAAACTCAGGCGGTAGGCGTCGATTGTGCTGGACCAGATGGTTCAATAGTGACCGTCCCAGAGGTTCAGGTGACTGGGAGACTTTGAAGAACCTGAGGCAGGAATACCCAAGGAAAATCTGTCGCAGACCTCGAGCCATTCAGGCTGTCACGGCTCGCAAAGAGATCCCAGCCGAAAGGACAAACCAGAAATTCTATTC CTACAATCCCCGCAGAGGTTTTGTCTGCCGCAATAAGGACCAGAAACGTGGACGCTGTCGTGACTACAAAGTTCGCTTTAGATGCCCATGTCGTCGTAGAGACTGA
- the LOC108233532 gene encoding cartilage intermediate layer protein 2-like: protein MIKQLRLLLAALLLLGYVGPSHQDCWTQWYNRDTPSATGDWETLADLRKENPGKLCPHPSAVQAVTIFIGIPAEQTGQTFYLYSPSKGFVCRNQDQPSGNCFNYKVRFKCPCFGIP, encoded by the exons ATGATCAAACAG cTGAGGCTCCTACTCGCTGCCCTTTTGCTGCTTG GTTATGTGGGACCAAGTCATCAAG ACTGCTGGACCCAGTGGTACAATCGAGACACTCCCAGTGCAACAGGTGACTGGGAGACTTTGGCTGACCTGAGGAAAGAAAACCCAGGGAAACTTTGTCCCCATCCTTCGGCTGTTCAGGCTGTTACTATTTTCATAGGGATCCCAGCTGAACAAACAGGCCAGACGTTCTACTT gtacAGTCCCTCTAAGGGGTTTGTGTGTCGCAATCAGGACCAGCCATCTGGCAACTGCTTCAACTACAAAGTTCGCTTTAAGTGCCCATGTTTTGGTATTCCCTGA
- the LOC108233354 gene encoding cartilage intermediate layer protein 1 isoform X2 encodes MINQLSLTFAAVLLLASPGPSKAGPPCEIPYHVQAWTQWFDRDDPSGSGDWENLADLRKENPGKICRDPRDIEAVTLSGLSVGQAGEAILMYDTTSGFVCRNIDQPDKWCNDYKVRFSCAPDTCENVCWTKWYNRDRPSASGDWETLNDLQKEYPGQICAEPLYIEAVTTDEEIPAIRTGDNFYRYSPTVGFACRNQDQTSGYCKDYKVRFGCLACP; translated from the exons ATGATCAACCAG CTGAGTCTTacttttgctgcagttttgcttCTTG CTTCACCAGGACCAAGTAAAGCAG GACCACCCTGTGAAATTCCCTACCATGTCC AGGCCTGGACGCAGTGGTTTGACAGAGATGACCCTTCTGGATCTGGAGACTGGGAGAACCTCGCTGATCTTCGAAAAGAAAATCCTGGGAAAATCTGCCGCGATCCCAGAGATATTGAGGCAGTGACTCTATCTGGTCTGAGTGTGGGTCAAGCAGGAGAAGCCATTTTAAT gtatGACACAACTTCAGGATTTGTCTGCAGAAACATAGATCAACCTGACAAATGGTGCAATGACTATAAAGTTCGCTTCAGCTGCGCCCCTGATACCTGTGAAAATG tgtgcTGGACTAAGTGGTACAATCGAGACCGTCCCAGTGCATCGGGTGACTGGGAGACTCTGAATGACCTGCAGAAGGAATACCCAGGACAGATTTGTGCTGAACCTCTTTACATTGAGGCTGTTACCACTGATGAAGAGATCCCAGCCATAAGGACAGGCGACAACTTCTACCG CTACAGTCCCACTGTAGGGTTTGCTTGCCGCAATCAGGACCAAACATCTGGCTACTGCAAGGACTACAAAGTTCGCTTTGGATGCCTTGCCTGTCCTTAA
- the LOC108233354 gene encoding mucin-5B isoform X1 has protein sequence MCCLCFPTVWFASGGLWQRKATNRWLVVKTPQRYPPPQCVCVCACLWIGSPHSWTIAALSVCVSRICADLLCFYLRSSPGFCTPHKLEAWTQWFDRDDPSGSGDWENLADLRKENPGKICRDPRDIEAVTLSGLSVGQAGEAILMYDTTSGFVCRNIDQPDKWCNDYKVRFSCAPDTCENVCWTKWYNRDRPSASGDWETLNDLQKEYPGQICAEPLYIEAVTTDEEIPAIRTGDNFYRYSPTVGFACRNQDQTSGYCKDYKVRFGCLACP, from the exons atgtgttgtctttgttttcccaCTGTGTGGTTTGCGTCCGGTGGACTCTGGCAGCGGAAAGCAACAAATCGCTGGCTGGTGGTAAAAACGCCTCAGCGCTACCCTCctcctcagtgtgtgtgtgtgtgcgcgtgtttGTGGATCGGCAGTCCCCACAGTTGGACCATTGCTGCTCTGTCGGTGTGTGTTTCCCGGATTTGTGCTGATTTGCTCTGCTTTTATCTACGTTCCTCTCCCGGATTTTGTACGCCACATAAACTAG AGGCCTGGACGCAGTGGTTTGACAGAGATGACCCTTCTGGATCTGGAGACTGGGAGAACCTCGCTGATCTTCGAAAAGAAAATCCTGGGAAAATCTGCCGCGATCCCAGAGATATTGAGGCAGTGACTCTATCTGGTCTGAGTGTGGGTCAAGCAGGAGAAGCCATTTTAAT gtatGACACAACTTCAGGATTTGTCTGCAGAAACATAGATCAACCTGACAAATGGTGCAATGACTATAAAGTTCGCTTCAGCTGCGCCCCTGATACCTGTGAAAATG tgtgcTGGACTAAGTGGTACAATCGAGACCGTCCCAGTGCATCGGGTGACTGGGAGACTCTGAATGACCTGCAGAAGGAATACCCAGGACAGATTTGTGCTGAACCTCTTTACATTGAGGCTGTTACCACTGATGAAGAGATCCCAGCCATAAGGACAGGCGACAACTTCTACCG CTACAGTCCCACTGTAGGGTTTGCTTGCCGCAATCAGGACCAAACATCTGGCTACTGCAAGGACTACAAAGTTCGCTTTGGATGCCTTGCCTGTCCTTAA